CGTATACCAGACCAGGGCATTGTTGATGTCCTGGTCGGTCTTGATTCCGATGAACAGTACGAACAGGCCGAGTGCCAGCAAGCCTGCGAACACGGCTTCTTTCAATGCCCGCGCCATCAGGCCGGGCTGCGCCTTGACGGTGGAAATGTCGACATTTGCCATGATCTCAGACCTTCTCGACTTCGGGACGGCCCAGGATGCCGGTCGGTTTGAAAATCAGCACAAAAGCCAGGATGCCGAACGTGGCGACATCCTTGTAGGCGATGGTGAAATAGGCCGACCACAGGGATTCGATCAGGCCGATCAGCAGGCCGCCGAGAACAGCGCCCGGCAAAGAGCCGATGCCGCCCAGAACCGCCGCCGTAAAGGCCTTGACGCCGGGAATGAAGCCATCGGTAAAAGAGGCAACCCCGTAATACATCAGATACATGGTACCAGCCACCGCCGCCAGCGCCGCTCCCATCACGAAGGTGACGGAAATGGTGCGGTCGACGTCGACACCCAAAAGGGCCGCCATCTTGCGGTCCTGCTCGGTGGCGCGCTGAGCACGGCCAAGCGGCGTCTTGTTGACAATATACCAGAAGGCCGCCAGCAGCACCGCAGTTACCGCAACGATGATCATCTGCTTCAACGACACCGTGATGGCGCCGAAATGATAGACGTCATTGACCAGCGCCGGAATTGGCTTGTTGCGAGGGCCTTGCGCGACCTGAATGAAATTGGACAGCGCAATCGACATGCCAATCGCCGTAATCAGCGGCGCTAGCCGGAAGGACCCGCGCAGAGGCCGATAGGCGACGCGCTCGATGGTCCAGTTCCACAAACCGGTCATCAACATTGATACAACCAACATGATCAGCAGCGCCAAAGCCACTGGAATGCCTGCAAAAAATGTCGTGAGAAGCAAAAAAACAATCAAGGCGGCAAAACCGCCGAGCATGAAAATATCGCCATGGGCAAAGTTGATCATGCCGACAATCCCGTAGACCATCGTATAACCAATCGCCACCAGGCCATAAATCGAGCCAAGCGTCAGCCCGTTGATAAGCTGCTGGATGAAATAATCCATACATTATCCCCCGGATGCCGATCAAACGCAGCATCCATATGTTGTCCCATTCGGGTTCTTCGTGTTGGAGGGATTTGATATCGGTTTCGACAAAAATGTGAAGCCTAAAAGCTTTGCAGCGCGTATTTTTCTGTCAATTGCTCAAGATATCGGCAGTTTTTGCACAAATTCAGCATTAAACCTGGAATTGCGCTCAAAAAGCGCGCAGATGACTCTGGACCAACTTGCCGAATGAAAAAAACGTGGATGGTTTCGTCGTTTTTTACGAAGGCATCAGCAGCCGCAGCGCCAGGTCGACACGCATGCGGATCTCGCTGTCAAGATCCTCTGCCTGCTTGCCGAACATCAGAACCTTCGTCTGTAACGGCCCCAGAACCGCCCCGACAAAGATGTCGGCAATATCGCGGCGATCAACCGCCTCGCATGCGCTGCCCGCGACGTGGAAATCTAGCTCCTGCGCCAGAAAGGCTCGAAAATTCTCGACACAATCCTCGTAAAACTGCCGGGTCAGGCCGGGATGCTTGCCCGCTTCGGCAATGATCAGCCGGGTCACCAGAATCTGGCGTGGCGACAGGACGAACCGCGCCAAAGCCTCGAGCGCCAGCCGCACTCTCTCACGCGGGTCCGCCGTTTGCCCACGCTGGCCGCCGATTTCGATCTGCAACTGATCATGAGACTGGATCAGCGCCGTGAACAAGCAGCGCTTATCGGGAAAGAACCGGTAGACGGTCTTTTTCGCCATGCCAGCCAGACGCGCCACCTCCTCCATGGTCGCATCGCCAAAGCCCATAGTGTCAAACACCACTTCGGCAGCCTTGAGAATACGCTCACGCCGCTCCTCATCCGGCATGACCGGCAGACGCATGACCATTCGCTGCTGTTCGGACATCGGTCTTCTCACACTTTCGACTTGACAAACGGAAACGAAAGCGTTTCCTGATCGTCGGGAGGAAACGACAACGTTTCCATGCTTACCGCATAATTAATCCTTCCGAAATGGTAAAAGATCAATTCTGCGGGATTCAAACATCTAGACGACTGCGCACACAACGAACCAAAGGCGAGCTGCTGCATGATTTTCTGAACCGCGACGGTTCAGGGTAAAAATCATGCAGCAGCGCAAATGCGTCAAGGGAAATGCATGGTGCTTCATGTGCAGCGCGGCAAAGATGTATGGCGGGCATGGTCAGATTCAGGAATTTGAAAATGAACCGAAAAACCCTCTTCCTAGCCATCTCGATCGGCATGATCTGTGCCATCGGGCCGCTCGCAACAGATATGTATCTGGGCGCCATGCCGCTGATGGCCACGAGCTTATCGACCACGGCCGCGACGATCCAGCTGTCCGTCATGACGTTCTTTTCCGGCTTCACCATCGGGCAAATGTTCTACGGACCGATTTCAGACAGGACCGGCCGTAAGCCGATAATTTATGTGGCATTGGCGATCTTCTGCCTGTCCTCGTTCGGCTGCCTGACCGCATCGACCGGCGAGCAATTGCTGGTATGGCGCTTCATGCAGGGCGTGGGCGGCTCGATTGGCATGGTCATCGGAACAGCCATCATCCGCGACACGCATACCGGCCCGGCAGCCACAAAGCTGATGTCCATGGTGATGCTGGTCATCGGCGTCGCCCCGATCCTCGCACCCTTTGCTGGCAGCCTCATTCTGAAAATAGCCAATTGGCAGATGATTTTTGTATTGCTCGGCTGCTATGCGGCGCTGTGCTTCGTGGTCGTTGCGCTCTGGCTTCCCGAAACCCGGTTGCCGGCCGACCGCGCTTCCAGTAAGCCCAGCCGCGCCCTCATCACCTATGGCGGCTTGCTGATCAGCCGCAATTTCATCCCCTATGCGGGCACCATGGCGCTCGTCCAGGGCGGATTCTTCGCCTATATCGCCGGGTCGTCTTTCATGCTGATGACGGTCTATGGGCTTTCGGCCATCAGTTACTCGATTATCTTCAGCACCAACGCAATCGGCCTTGGTATCGGCACGCAAATCTGCAACCGGTTTGCCACACGTTTTGGTGTCAAGGCCGCGGTACGCGGCTCCGTGCTGCTCTATACGGTTATCGCCCTGATACTGGTCGCCACCCAGCTGACCGGCACCGATAGCCTGACGGTCACCTGCATTCTGATGTTTATTCTCGTCATGTCCATCGGCGGCATCATGCCGGGTTGCAACGTGCTGGCAATGGAAGCCCACGGCTCGATTGCCGGAACTGCCGCCGCCCTGGCGGGAGGCCTTTCCTTTGGTGCAGGCGCCCTGTCCAGTTTTGTCCTTGGATTGCTGGAAAACGGCACCGCCCTGCCTCTGGTCTGCGTCATGGCCGGTTGCGGTATCCTGGCCGTACTTGTCACCCAGGTATTTTTCGAGGATCGGCAAGAGACAACAGTTCCTGAAAAAGCCTGACGAGGATCGGGAATTCTGCTCGAATGGTGGCACGGTAACTCCCTACATCTGCTACATAATTCTCGGCTTAAGCCGATTCAGCTTTAAGGAATTATGCAGTAAAACGAGAGGGCAAGCATTGCCGCTTGCCCTTGACAGCTCCTGTTTATTCAATCCTATTGCAAGCTAAAAAGCTGTGCGCATGCATAGCGATGCTGCCCGCCTTTTGCGGTATCGATCACAGGGTTCTGTGGAAAGAAATACGAGGCGTCCATTGAAAATGACCTTTCGTATTTAACTTTCAAATGCCTCAAACCACTGATAAGTTTGAGGTATTTTACATTGATCAAATCCGGGAATGCGGTCCACATTGAAGATGCCTTCCTAAGAAATGGCAATAAAAGGCACTTTCATTCATCGATTCAATCGTTATAAACTAAACTTAAGCAGGCAGACGGCAGAAAAATAGGGCCATCGTTTCGAGGGGAAACGCCGAAAGATGATAGCAGCGCATGACACGAGGACAATCGTGACGTCACAGCAAAACATCGTCGTCCAGCAATTGCAGGTTCGCCGGGAGGCGCGCGCTATCATCAAACGCCAGCATCCCCGGGTGATCTGGCTGACGGGGCTTTCGGGTTCGGGAAAATCCACTGTGGCCAACGCCCTGGAAAGCCAACTGCACGGCCAAGGATACCACACCTATATTCTCGACGGCGACAATGTCCGCCACGGATTGAACCGCGATCTGGGCTTTTCCGATGCCGACAGGGTGGAAAATATCCGCCGGGTAGCAGAAGTCGCCAAGCTGATGGCGGATGCAGGCCTAATCGTGATCGTCTCATTCATCTCCCCCTTTCAGGCCGACCGCGACATGGCCCGCGCCTTGATGGCAGACGGTGAATTCATCGAAGTTTTCATCGATACGCCCTTGCAGGAATGCATGCGGCGCGATCCGAAAGGCCTTTATCGCCGGGCGCTGATGGGAGAGATCAAGCAGTTTACCGGGGTCAGTTCCAGTTACGAGGCGCCACAACATCCGGATATTCATTTGAAGACCACGCAGGCCACTCCAACGGAAATGGCCAACCAGGTGATTGGTTATCTCACCGAAATCGCACCTGCCTGATAGAAAACATGGACAAATAGAGTGGAAAAATTGAACACGTATCGTGTAGCCTGCGTTTTTTGAGGAACATGACGTGATTGATTTGTTTGAAAAGGCGGCAATAGCCGCTGGGCGCGATATTATGGACGTGTTCCACAATGGCCCAACGGTGCGCACCAAAAGCGATGCCTCTCCGGTGACCGAGGCCGATGAGCGGGCGGAAGCGATCATTCTTGCCGCCCTGGCTGCGCAGTTTCCCGCTATTCCCGTTGTGGCCGAGGAAGCCGTTGCCGCTGGCAATATTCCTCAGACCAGGGGCCAGCCCTTCATTCTGGTCGATCCGCTTGACGGCACCAAGGAATTCATTCGCAAAAGCTCCGATTTCACGGTCAATATCGCGCTGATCGAGGCCGGTGTTCCGGTCATGGGCATCGTCTATGCTCCGGCGCGCGGCCAAGCCTATATTGGCGACCGTAATGGCGCCCTCAAGATCGAGATCGATGCCAATTTCCAACCGGTCTCGCGACAGTCCATCACGGTCCGTACTCCTTCGGGTACGTTGATTGCAGTGGCCAGCCGCGCGCATAGCGGCCCGGAAACCGAGGAATTCCTGGTAACCCACGCCATAACAGATACCCGTTCCGTCGGTTCCTCGCTAAAATTCTGCCTTGTGGCGGAAGGTGCGGCCGATGTCTATCCACGCTTCGGCCGAACGATGGAATGGGATACAGCCGCAGGCGACGCCGTGCTGCGGGCCGCGGGTGGCATGACAGTCGGACCAGACGGTGCACCGCTGCTCTACGGTAAACGCGATCAGCTGGATGACAGCGACTTCGCCAATCCCTCCTTCATCGCCTGGGGTGACAGACAGGCCTGAGCCTTCAGCATTCCCCGGTGAACGCGAAACCGGGAATTGCCTGAAAAATCATATCTCTCCTGCCGGTCTTATCCACGGTCAAACGCCCTCGCCGATAATGGCGCGAGCCCTGGAGCCTGGCCTACCGATTCCAT
The Allorhizobium ampelinum S4 genome window above contains:
- a CDS encoding multidrug effflux MFS transporter, yielding MNRKTLFLAISIGMICAIGPLATDMYLGAMPLMATSLSTTAATIQLSVMTFFSGFTIGQMFYGPISDRTGRKPIIYVALAIFCLSSFGCLTASTGEQLLVWRFMQGVGGSIGMVIGTAIIRDTHTGPAATKLMSMVMLVIGVAPILAPFAGSLILKIANWQMIFVLLGCYAALCFVVVALWLPETRLPADRASSKPSRALITYGGLLISRNFIPYAGTMALVQGGFFAYIAGSSFMLMTVYGLSAISYSIIFSTNAIGLGIGTQICNRFATRFGVKAAVRGSVLLYTVIALILVATQLTGTDSLTVTCILMFILVMSIGGIMPGCNVLAMEAHGSIAGTAAALAGGLSFGAGALSSFVLGLLENGTALPLVCVMAGCGILAVLVTQVFFEDRQETTVPEKA
- a CDS encoding branched-chain amino acid ABC transporter permease, with the protein product MDYFIQQLINGLTLGSIYGLVAIGYTMVYGIVGMINFAHGDIFMLGGFAALIVFLLLTTFFAGIPVALALLIMLVVSMLMTGLWNWTIERVAYRPLRGSFRLAPLITAIGMSIALSNFIQVAQGPRNKPIPALVNDVYHFGAITVSLKQMIIVAVTAVLLAAFWYIVNKTPLGRAQRATEQDRKMAALLGVDVDRTISVTFVMGAALAAVAGTMYLMYYGVASFTDGFIPGVKAFTAAVLGGIGSLPGAVLGGLLIGLIESLWSAYFTIAYKDVATFGILAFVLIFKPTGILGRPEVEKV
- a CDS encoding TetR/AcrR family transcriptional regulator translates to MSEQQRMVMRLPVMPDEERRERILKAAEVVFDTMGFGDATMEEVARLAGMAKKTVYRFFPDKRCLFTALIQSHDQLQIEIGGQRGQTADPRERVRLALEALARFVLSPRQILVTRLIIAEAGKHPGLTRQFYEDCVENFRAFLAQELDFHVAGSACEAVDRRDIADIFVGAVLGPLQTKVLMFGKQAEDLDSEIRMRVDLALRLLMPS
- the cysQ gene encoding 3'(2'),5'-bisphosphate nucleotidase CysQ yields the protein MIDLFEKAAIAAGRDIMDVFHNGPTVRTKSDASPVTEADERAEAIILAALAAQFPAIPVVAEEAVAAGNIPQTRGQPFILVDPLDGTKEFIRKSSDFTVNIALIEAGVPVMGIVYAPARGQAYIGDRNGALKIEIDANFQPVSRQSITVRTPSGTLIAVASRAHSGPETEEFLVTHAITDTRSVGSSLKFCLVAEGAADVYPRFGRTMEWDTAAGDAVLRAAGGMTVGPDGAPLLYGKRDQLDDSDFANPSFIAWGDRQA